A window of Piliocolobus tephrosceles isolate RC106 chromosome 13, ASM277652v3, whole genome shotgun sequence contains these coding sequences:
- the CCDC179 gene encoding coiled-coil domain-containing protein 179 yields MCLYCWDIEPSQVSPEGPRQHHPSEVTEQQLANKRIQNMQNLKKEKRRLNKRFARPSPVPEPGLLWSS; encoded by the exons atgtgcctgtactgcTGGGACATCGAGCCTTCCCAAGTCAGCCCT GAAGGACCAAGACAACATCATCCTTCAGAAGTCACTGAGCAGCAG cttgcaAATAAACGTATTCAGAATATGCAAAacctaaagaaagagaagaggagattGAATAAAAGGTTTGCAAGGCCTTCTCCTGTTCCAGAACCAGGACTCCTA TGGTCATCTTGA
- the SVIP gene encoding small VCP/p97-interacting protein codes for MGLCFPCPGESAPPTPDLEEKRAKLAEAAERRQKEAASRGILDVQSVQEKRKKKEKIEKQIATSGPPPEGGLRWTVS; via the exons ATGGGGCTGTGTTTTCCTTGTCCCGGGGAGTCCGCGCCTCCCACGCCGGACCTG gaagagaaaagagcaaagcttgcagaggctgcagagagaagACAAAAAGAG GCTGCATCTCGGGGAATTTTGGATGTCCAATCTgtgcaagaaaagagaaagaaaaaagaaaaaatagaaaaacaaattgcAACATCTGGGCCCCCACCAGAAGGGGGACTTAGG